In the genome of Octopus bimaculoides isolate UCB-OBI-ISO-001 chromosome 24, ASM119413v2, whole genome shotgun sequence, the window NNNNNNNNNNNNNNNNNNNNNNNNNNNNNNNNNNNNNNNNNNNNNNNNNNNNNNNNNNNNNNNNNNNNNNNNNNNNNNNNNNNNNNNNNNNNNNNNNNNNNNNNNNNNNNNNNNNNNNNNNNNNNNNNNNNNNNNNNNNNNNNNNNNNNNNNNNNNNNNNNNNNNNNNNNNNNNNNNNNNNNNNNNNNNNNNNNNNNNNNNNNNNNNNNNNNNNNNNNNNNNNNNNNNNNNNNNNNNNNNNNNNNNNNNNNNNNNNNNNNNNNNNNNNNNNNNNNNNNNNNNNNNNNNNNNNNNNNNNNNNNNNNNNNNNNNNNNNNNNNNNNNNNNNNNNNNNNNNNNNNNNNNNNNNNNNNNNNNNNNNNNNNNNNNNNNNNNNNNNNNNNNNNNNNNNNNNNNNNNNNNNNNNNNNNNNNNNNNNNNNNNNNNNNNNNNNNNNNNNNNNNNNNNNNNNNNNNNNNNNNNNNNNNNNNNNNNNNNNNNNNNNNNNNNNNNNNNNNNNNNNNNNNNNNNNNNNNNNNNNNNNNNNNNNNNNNNNNNNNNNNNNNNNNNNNNNNNNNNNNNNNNNNNNNNNNNNNNNNNNNNNNNNNNNNNNNNNNNNNNNNNNNNNNNNNNNNNNNNNNNNNNNNNNNNNNNNNNNNNNNNNNNNNNNNNNNNNNNNNNNNNNNNNNNNNNNNNNNNNNNNNNNNNNNNNNNNNNNNNNNNNNNNNNNNNNNNNNNNNNNNNNNNNNNNNNNNNNNNNNNNNNNNNNNNNNNNNNNNNNNNNNNNNNNNNNNNNNNNNNNNNNNNNNNNNNNNNNNNNNNNNNNNNNNNNNNNNNNNNNNNNNNNNNNNNNNNNNNNNNNNNNNNNNNNNNNNNNNNNNNNNNNNNNNNNNNNNNNNNNNNNNNNNNNatatatatatatatatatatatgtatgtatgtatgtatgtatgtgtgtacatgtttatatatgagtgtgtatgtatgtatacgtagtaGAACTTTTCATTCATTAccgtttttttgtatttttccctcTTTTACAGAATTTCACCAACTGCAATGGAATCCCTGGAATGTCAGCAACGGCTGGTCTATGTTCCTTTGAATGTCAagccagaaatatatttataggacTTTCGACTATTAATAACATCATAGCTATGGCGAGTATTCCAGCTGGTTATCTTTTAGTTATAAGGTGAGTACCAAAATAAACGGAGTATTAGGTACATTACCCATCCTTTagatgcctttagcagagtccacacTGTTGCATACATAAGTCTCTGGTCTGAAGATAACACATCATTTTTCGTTAATTCTTCCGTTTTTACTCGGCCAGGCTAGAAGATATGTAATTATGATCCTGGTGCTGTCCATTTTTCTGTGACTTAGCTATGAACGCTACTGGGTCCATTAGGTTCTGTATTCAGTTTTATATTATgggataaatagattgatatgaGAATGAATACACTGTTACTTGTGACACATCTTAAATACGTTCCTATGGTAATCTATGCTTTGCTGCTTATGACACAAATTAACGTCTTACATTATATAAGATACGTctgtttggaaaaaaaatgatTACGTTACCGCGTATGACACATCataatgtcatatatacatacatacataaatacatacatacacacacattaataattaaaagcacaatattatactcatttcttgtgcttttaattattaatttttctatatgtgatagtggattttcatcgaggagttcttgaaacttggttcttttccctaaaactatatatttatatatatNNNNNNNNNNNNNNNNNNNNNNNNNNNNNNNNNNNNNNNNNNNNNNNNNNNNNNNNNNNNNNNNNNNNNNNNNNNNNNNNNNNNNNNNNNNNNNNNNNNNNNNNNNNNNNNNNNNNNNNNNNNNNNNNNNNNNNNNNNNNNNNNNNNNNNNNNNNNNNNNNNNNNNNNNNNNNNNNNNNNNNNNNNNNNNNNNNNNNNNNNNNNNNNNNNNNNNNNNNNNNNNNNNNNNNNNNNNNNNNNNNNNNNNNNNNNNNNNNNNNNNNNNNNNNNNNNNNNNNNNNNNNNNNNNNNNNNNNNNNNNNNNNNNNNNNNNNNNNNNNNNNNNNNNNNNNNNNNNNNNNNNNNNNNNNNNNNNNNNNNNNNNNNNNNNNNNNNNNNNNNNNNNNNNNNNNNNNNNNNNNNNNNNNNNNNNNNNNNNNNNNNNNNNNNNNNNNNNNNNNNNNNNNNNNNNNNNNNNNNNNNNNNNNNNNNNNNNNNNNNNNNNNNNNNNNNNNNNNNNNNACATGGTTGGAGATCATTACTTCCTTTCAATTTTACTCAGAAGGTACAGAAATTACTCTATTTTGCAGTGGCGATGGCTTGGCTAAATTCCGGTGAAACTGGTGAGCTTATAGGCctttagatttttatatgtattacataataaATCCAATAATTTATAACATTAGCCATATCGAGATGACGAGCTTATTATAAAAGGTAATATAAAAACTTGacagttaaataatttcattgaaaagtctcataaatatttgaagaattagGCTTAAAGATTAGTGTTGCTAAATCATACATGATTTGAATATATAGGTTAATCTAGTAGTTCATCTGGTGTATTTTCCTTTCACAAAGTTTTAACAAAATTTGGACATTTCTTAAGAGTAAAGGGATTGAAAAAATTTCTAGATGTCCTAAAACTTTAAATAAGAATAATgttgaattatattttagttgTACATGGAACTGTGATACAGAAATGGCAAATAGTAATATTAAAAAACATAATCCTATATCCATACTTAGCCCTTCTTGCTTGTATAACTGTATGAAGCCCTAGAAATATTCCTTAAGTAGTTTGTAACTGTTGAAATTCACCCTTTATTACGTGAAAGAAATTTCAGCTAATACTTCAGTCTTTTTAATATTGTTCTGACGGCAAAtcctttcaaaatataatataaccaACACAGATCAACTTTTATAAATCTGATACAATATTAACCTCATACCTTTTTGACTTGGAATaagaatttaaatgttttaaaatcatttgaaACATATTAGAATACGACAGTACTAACAatgaaataacatttataaattttacgtTTCTAAGGAGCTTAGTATACAGTTCCATTGGGGGTTCAATTCTTAACGCTCGTTCTGGGCTAGTATTTTTGCCGACATAAATCCAAATGActgctaaaatatttcaaatactttaatataaacattattttgatattaaaggATTATTTATTTCGCGTATACCAAACTTTCTTATGCtcctctttgtttttatatttttttttctctcacagcGTTCCTTCCTGCGCCGGTTGTATTTGGACGTGCCATCGATGCCGTGTGTATCCTCTGGGATATGAAGTGTAATGAACGCGGGGCTTGTAAATTATATGATCTAGATAACTTAAGACGCGTCGTATTCTATCCTATGGTTGTCGGTCGTTTCATCTCACTTCTAGCATTtgcctttattttctatttgcataACCGGAAACAGAAAAAACTTAACTTAGCGAAAATCAGCGAGAAAGAAGCCCCGACATAGTTACTATTCGGAATGTATAGAGACGATGTGCATATTGTTTTACACGCATCAGTTTTCATTAAAACCATTccattgttttcttcttcaattttcaGTTGTTGTTTCCTGCATCTTCTGATATGAGTATTCTGATTGTAACAAGAAATTTAAGCAAAATTTTGATATCACCTAATTTAAAGCACTTACAGAACATTTTACATTCTTTAATAccattttccttgttttatttcttatttatttttgaatttttcctCGTTAATATCCCCTTTATATATCtcaaactggaaaagaaaaacactgtACATACGACTTCTCACCAAAAGAAATATGCATTGCCTTCAAATTGCTGACTGCCCCTTTTATATGACCCTTATATATAGCCCTTATATATTAACCTTACAGATAGATGGCCCTTATTGATGGCCGTTCTAGCTAAAACATCTAGAGAATATTccaaagagtaatatatatatatatatatatatatatatataNNNNNNNNNNNNNNNNNNNNNNNNNNNNNNNNNNNNNNNNNNNNNNNNNNNNNNNNNNNNNNNNNNNNNNNNNNNNNNNNNNNNNNNNNNNNNNNNNNNNNNNNNNNNNNNNNNNNNNNNNNNNNNNNNNNNNNNNNNNNNNNNNNNNNNNNNNNNNNNNNNNNNNNNNNNNNNNNNNNNNNNNNNNNNNNNNNNNNNNNNNNNNNNNNNNNNNNNNNNNNNNNNNNNNNNNNNNNNNNNNNNNNNNNNNNNNNNNNNNNNNNNNNNNNNNNNNNNNNNNNNNNNNNNNNNNNNNNNNNNNNNNNNNNNNNNNNNNNNNNNNNNNNNNNNNNNNNNNNNNNNNNNNNNNNNNNNNNNNNNNNNNNNNNNNNNNNNNNNNNNNNNNNNNNNNNNNNNNNNNNNNNNNNNNNNNNNNNNNNNNNNNNNNNNNNNNNNNNNNNNNNNNNNNNNNNNNNNNNNNNNNNNNNNNNNNNNNNNNNNNNNNNNNNNNNNNNNNNNNNNNNNNNNNNNNNNNNNNNNNNNNNNNNNNNNNNNNNNNNNNNNNNNNNNNNNNNNNNNNNNNNNNNNNNNNNNNNNNNNNNNNNNNNNNNNNNNNNNNNNNNNNNNNNNNNNNNNNNNNNNNNNNNNNNNNNNNNNNNNNNNNNNNNNNNNNNNNNNTATGAGTAttatgtacatttgcatgtatctatgttgtatatacatatgtatgtatgcctgtctgtatgcatgcatgtatgaatgtatgtatgtacgtatgtgcgtaaatatgtttgtatgtatgcatactcgtATTtacgtgtgcacgtatgtatgtatgaatgtatgcatgtatgtatatatgcatgtatctatgtatgtatgtatgtatgtatgtatgtatgtatgtatgtatgtatgtgtgaatacatgcgttttatgtatgcatgaattcatGTGCATTATCTGTCTCCGAATGTAGATCAATACTGTGAAGTGAATATGTGGCGGTGGGTTCTGTGAGGTGGcttttatgtgtgcatttgcgtgtgcgtgtgtgtgtgtgtgtgtgtgtgtgtatctgtgtgagagaTAGTAACGGACTTTGTTTCTTTAAAAGAAGAACAATCGTAGGAATCAGGTCATAAATAAGAAGTAATCAGATACCAACTTATTGAAGATACACGACTCCAAATGTTATTAGATAAGCAAGTAGATACTAATACACTTAATGTAGCCGGCACGATAAGTTATTAGTACCAAAGTTGTAGCTAGGCTGAGGTAAACATTGTTGAATAATTATGATATCTGAGAAAACCAAACTGaggcaagggaagtaactcaattTTAAACTAACGGAAAGAATTTAACTAACGTAAGATGAAGCAGAAGCGCCTCAATAACATCACAGGCCCCCACCCTATCCATACatattaagatatacatacatatatatatatatatatatatatatatatatatatNNNNNNNNNNNNNNNNNNNNNNNNNNNNNNNNNNNNNNNNNNNNNNNNNNNNNNNNNNNNNNNNNNNNNNNNNNNNNNNNNNNNNNNNNNNNNNNNNNNNNNNNNNNNNNNNNNNNNNNNNNNNNNNNNNNNNNNNNNNNNNNNNNNNNNNNNNNNNNNNNNNNNNNNNNNNNNNNNNNNNNNNNNNNNNNNNNNNNNNNNNNNNNNNNNNNNNNNNNNNNNNNNNNNNNNNNNNNNNNNNNNNNNNNNNNNNNNNNNNNNNNNNNNNNNNNNNNNNNNNNNNNNNNNNNNNNNNNNNNNNNNNNNNNNNNNNNNNNNNNNNNNNNNNNNNNNNNNNNNNNNNNNNNNNNNNNNNNNNNNNNNNNAATATTAGTCTGAAAGCTttacaagcttgcttcccaaccatgtggttccgagTTAAGtctctctgcgtggcaccttgggcaagttgtcttctactatagccttgggacggccaaagccttgtgagtagatttgataggcggaaactgaaagaagcacatgtgtgtgtgcgtgcgtgtgtgtgtatgtgtatgtgcgtgtgcttgtgcttgtgcgtgtgtgtgtgtgtgtgtgtgtgtgtttcttcgtgTCTATGTTTGGCCCCCAACGCCGCTTCAGTGTGTGTTCTAGCCGTCATATCACACTCAACTGTGGGTGAGGCATTGGCTATCCACAACTATCTTTATACCCTAAACCAAAAGATTAATAGCCCTCctcaacaaacaaacataatccgtatcaaatatatacagtaaGACACCGGTAATACAGCCATTAAAAGGAATGCATGAACAATTAAGGACTCTTCATTTCAGGCACTAAACTCGAAATCAAAACTACAGCACACCCAACCACTGAAATGAACAAAAACACCAATCTAAATCTTGACCTGAGTAGACCGAACACTAATTTCGGACAGCGGATCAAGTTTTAGTCCCAACACACCCTCCACATACATGAACACTTACTGACAAAAAACTAACTCCACTTAGTTCGCTTTGAGACTGGTCAAATGGATAGACCCTGAAGAAGCTGCACCGATAATAGTGACAGGTTGCATCTGCAAATGCCAGTAGTGTGTACCATGGAAACGCATGTAGGTCTTTATAATATGCAGTA includes:
- the LOC128246988 gene encoding solute carrier organic anion transporter family member 3A1-like — encoded protein: MKNVFMNLLRKDPALPRVTESGITHSSKIKTCVNCRSDDNAFMGVVTSLIGILLGCTIITRLKLEIRGMILMKLIAYCICLGLEIIISFLRCEAPHLNNNPMNNSSLYDNITSLIDDCNCDVRQYFPICGSDQQNYFSPCHAGCLEGNYFNFTNCNGIPGMSATAGLCSFECQARNIFIGLSTINNIIAMASIPAGYLLVISCTWNCDTEMANSNIKKHNPISILSPSCLYNSFLPAPVVFGRAIDAVCILWDMKCNERGACKLYDLDNLRRVVFYPMVVGRFISLLAFAFIFYLHNRKQKKLNLAKISEKEAPT